One window of the Tetragenococcus koreensis genome contains the following:
- a CDS encoding SIS domain-containing protein: MFSLTEEELTKMGAEITAREIKQQPELWEETLEIHQAAKNEMKEFLEKVKESAHGRRVRVVFTGAGTSQYVGDTIVPYLNANGDSSSYIFQSIGTTDLVARPTEYLFEDEPTLLVSFARSGNSPESIAAVDVANTVVKNVHHLTITCASDGTLAKRSEKESNNFMLLTPKRANDDGFAMTGSFSCMALSALLIFDTRAMEQKTNDVHTLSDMGQEVIQREAEIQAIVDRDFERIVYLGSGSLSGLTREAQLKILELTAGKIATVFDSSMGFRHGPKSFVNERTLVFDFVNNDPYTRDYDLDILEEVKDDEIASGVFAIGQAGKRNFSGDQFTFSEKTKLLPDGYLALADIMVAQTIAILTSLKIKNTPDTPSPSGTVNRVVKGVTIHEYKK; this comes from the coding sequence ATGTTTTCATTAACTGAAGAAGAATTAACTAAAATGGGTGCAGAAATTACTGCTCGTGAAATTAAACAACAACCTGAACTTTGGGAAGAAACGCTGGAAATTCATCAAGCAGCCAAAAATGAGATGAAAGAATTTTTGGAAAAAGTAAAAGAAAGCGCCCATGGTCGTAGAGTACGTGTCGTGTTTACAGGCGCTGGTACTTCGCAATATGTCGGCGATACGATCGTTCCTTATCTAAATGCTAATGGCGATAGCAGTTCCTATATTTTCCAAAGTATAGGCACCACAGACCTTGTCGCACGTCCTACGGAATATCTTTTTGAGGATGAACCCACACTTTTAGTTTCTTTTGCCAGAAGCGGCAATAGTCCAGAAAGTATTGCAGCGGTTGATGTAGCAAACACGGTCGTTAAAAATGTCCATCATTTAACCATCACTTGTGCCTCAGATGGTACATTAGCTAAAAGAAGTGAAAAGGAATCAAATAATTTTATGTTGTTAACACCCAAACGAGCAAATGATGATGGTTTTGCGATGACAGGCAGTTTTTCTTGTATGGCCTTGAGTGCCTTGTTGATTTTTGATACGAGGGCTATGGAACAAAAAACAAATGACGTCCACACACTTAGTGATATGGGACAAGAAGTCATTCAACGCGAAGCAGAAATTCAAGCCATTGTAGATCGTGACTTTGAGCGGATTGTTTATCTAGGGTCAGGTAGTCTTTCCGGTTTGACACGAGAGGCACAATTGAAGATTTTAGAACTAACGGCTGGAAAAATTGCGACCGTATTTGATTCTTCCATGGGATTTCGCCACGGACCTAAATCCTTTGTTAATGAAAGAACTTTGGTTTTTGACTTTGTCAATAATGATCCATACACCCGAGATTATGATTTAGATATTTTAGAAGAAGTTAAAGACGATGAAATCGCCTCCGGAGTATTTGCCATTGGTCAAGCAGGAAAACGTAATTTTTCTGGCGATCAATTTACTTTTTCTGAAAAAACGAAATTACTGCCTGATGGATATTTGGCTTTAGCTGATATTATGGTCGCACAAACAATCGCTATTTTAACTTCGCTTAAGATAAAAAATACACCCGATACGCCATCGCCAAGCGGAACTGTTAACCGTGTTGTAAAAGGTGTAACTATTCATGAATATAAAAAGTAA
- a CDS encoding GntR family transcriptional regulator: MVHSSNGKTLYYQLVDILKKQIESNMIPHEKLPSERELEKKYGISRITVRLALQELETEGYIYRQHGKGTFVSDLSKSAADLAGAYSFTEQMKKLGRNPETIVLSFKQIEATKKVARALNVPLGESIFELKRLRSADKEPLMVETSFLPVKPFLSLTKEQMENKPLYDIFSEDFGQKIRLADEEFYASIASNEDAEILKVAIGAPVLHLVRTTYNMKNEVIEYTLSVARADQFHYKIRHVRND; this comes from the coding sequence ATGGTACATTCATCCAATGGTAAAACGTTGTATTATCAACTTGTTGATATATTAAAGAAACAAATCGAAAGTAATATGATTCCTCATGAAAAACTTCCTTCTGAAAGAGAATTGGAAAAGAAGTATGGGATCAGCCGGATTACCGTACGCCTTGCCTTGCAAGAATTAGAGACAGAAGGCTACATTTATCGTCAGCATGGAAAGGGAACATTCGTATCTGATCTAAGTAAATCCGCCGCTGATCTAGCAGGCGCCTATAGCTTCACAGAACAGATGAAAAAATTAGGTAGAAATCCTGAAACTATTGTTTTATCATTCAAACAAATTGAAGCAACGAAAAAAGTTGCTCGTGCTTTGAATGTCCCCTTAGGAGAGTCTATCTTTGAATTAAAGCGCTTACGTTCGGCTGATAAAGAACCGTTAATGGTTGAAACGTCTTTTTTACCAGTTAAGCCATTTCTTTCCCTGACGAAAGAACAAATGGAAAATAAACCTTTGTATGACATATTCTCAGAAGATTTTGGTCAAAAGATTCGCTTAGCTGATGAAGAATTCTATGCCAGCATAGCATCAAACGAAGACGCAGAAATATTAAAGGTTGCCATTGGCGCACCTGTGTTGCATTTAGTGCGTACCACTTACAATATGAAAAATGAGGTGATCGAATACACATTAAGTGTTGCTAGAGCTGACCAGTTTCATTATAAAATTCGTCATGTTCGTAATGATTAA